atttaaaaattttatcttattttcaagttgaaaaagaaaaatgtttgttgaattgaattaattcATTGCGCGCCATAATGGGATGTAGGTACGAAACTACACCTGCATGTAAAGATCTATCCGATGAAAGTATATGAAAATAACTCGTTATGAAAACAAGAATCCGAGCCTTGGACACTTTCAAATCTCATTGACACTCGGTATACaaatcgaaattttgttttcacaatCAGATTATGTTATTTAAAATTGGTATAGAAATGATGTACCTAAATCACTAAATTGCAGAATTAAAGTCTGATATGCAATCTTGAAATGGCATCAATTCTGGGTAATTGCTTGGCTTGGAGTCGAGAGATGGTTGTTAAATTGCCGTGAAAAATCTCCTCGCGGACGAGTTACATCCTGGACAGTCGTCGTTGCCGCTTGTATGCACGGCTCGGCGGTCCATTGTCGCGTtgtttatactttattttatgGTGGGTGGCAGTTACCGGGCACAATACAACTCTGCTGACAACAAATTAGCGATCAGATAAGCCCAGAAGCGCAACCCTGCGACGCCATTATACCGCGCAAAAAAGAACAGCAGGACTTCGCCTGCGAGCCGGTGAAGCTGAAGTTGGCTACTCGAATACCAAAAGCCGCAAATTACCAAGGACtatgatatattatacgtgGTTGCAAAAACGACGTTGAGAAACTCGTTCAACATGACCGCTACGTGATGCAGATGAAGGACTCTGTAGTGAAAGAGAGGGAGAATATAGTTTTAGAAATCCATTGAAGATCCTTTTGTCTTGAATCTGCAGAATGTTCATTTTTCTGGTAAACAGTTGTTCGCAGGAATTCCAGTCAATGAAAATCTTTAGTGGAGCGTACATACAATTCAGATGACTTATGAATCGAATGAAACATACTAGTGCGGAATACAGGTTCTATTGACGCAGGTGTGTGTGCAAATGAGTGTAGAATTATTGGGTACAGTTGTATAttcttaatttatttattttatgttcTTTTCTGTACAGCTcttgaaatattgtaacaacattgtattgaataaatgtttgacgtcttcgtttgttttttcatagctaaaatttataattatattttgagGTTTTCTCTCACGCTTCTTCGGGCACAACGGAAACTTGGACGACCTGTCCGCTTCTAACGACGGTCACATTCACGGGACCTGGTTTCTCAAGGACTTTGTAAATGTCAATGGCGGCCCTTGCCGGCTCCCCATTAATGTGCGTCACGATGTCTCCGGGCTTTAATCCACCTCTGTTCAAAATTAATTGCAGAATTTCAATTGGTCGAAGGTCGGACGAATAATATCCAACCAAAGTTTGGCGGACGTAAGATTAAGCTAAATCGTACCTCAGCACTCAGGGGAATGAAACCACATATATTACTAATACCGAGTAGATAGATAGCAGGTTGGACTAATCCTGGTGTCGGGTGAATATTGCACATTTACGGTCGACTCTTTATTTAGTTCTTGGCAGAATACTTAACAGAACTGAGAATATGGGACGTTCATAATGAAACAGtaattataggtatgtaacaGCAAAGGGGTTTAATGTTTTTGCATGTGACCAGGTACTGTGTTCGCCCCATGATATCATAGATCTGACGAGGAATGCTGAAGCATTAAACTTACACGTCTGCAGGCGATCCAACGATAACTTTCCAGACTAAAACACCGTGCCTGACGTTCCACGGGATATTTTCATTACGCTGATGTAATTCGGACAAGATATCAGGGGTCAAAGTCAGCATAGTAATCCCCAAGTAGCGCCTTCTCGGACTCTCGATATTCGTCTGCGAACCTAGAATTGTGAAGCCTAAGGCCAGTGCCATTTTCGATCATGCGAATACTTTAACCAGTCAAGCACACAGTGATAATACAGCTTCGCCACGCTGAATCCGGTGATATGAGAAAAGTGCGTAAAAAGTAAACGAAAAATGTGATTCGTTTGAATGTATCCTGCAAGCTATACAGATAtttggtaatttttcaaacgatttccgTACCTTTCGATTTTCGACGCTCTTCCACCCTCTTCAGGAAATCCTTTGCATAATCGATCGGTATGGCAAACGATATGCCGGCGGTTACTTTCATCGCATTTATGCCGATTGCCTCGCCGTTAAGATTTACCAGAGGACCACCAGAGTTGCCAAACTGAACGGCGTGTGtatgagaaaaattgacgaaattaaAGTTTGTGATTCAATAACGGACTTTGAATGATATTTTGATAGCACAACATCTCACGGTAATAGCTGCGTCAGTTTGTATGTAGCCCATGTTTGTGTTGTGTAATCCTAACTCCTCACTTTGTCTGTTGACACTGCTAACAATTCCGCTGGTAATAGTGTTACTAAGGGCTAATGGCGATCCGATAGCTACGACAAACTCCCCTGGCCTCAGGGTTGAAGAACTTCCCAACTTCATAACCGGCAAATTGGTCTAAAACAAGGGTGCATAGAGCGTGTAATCTTTGTACAAAATCCTACAGATCTTGTCTCATCGATCACTGGTTCTATAGAAATACTATTTCGACATAtggcaatattttttctccccaTAATTTCATCTTCTATTTATTCGAAAACAATCATTCCGACATTCACGTGGAAGACTTAGCAGAATGTTTCCCTCCTTCTTTATTGACTgaaatcacatttttttatattaccCATAAACGGAAGACTGAAGTCGATATTCTTGCTTGTTTTGAACAAAGAACCGagaatttaattaaatgattgaaaaataaagttccGGATGTTCAGTGGAATGGAGGATAAGCAATGAATTACTGTCGTGgattaaaatatgaaatatctGTACGGATCgcaacaaaaattgaaattgtcaGCAGCAAATTAGTTGTTGCAATTCAATAATATCCCTTGCATACAATAATCTACATACACTTTAGTTCGCAAAACGAATATAGCAATGTCTTTCTAGAAACTACGAATAATTGCCAGGGTTTGACTGCAGGTAAAATTAAGTTCCTTAGTGATTCTAATTATTAGTATATTTGCCTCTCCTTTAACGTGATTTCTAATAGATCAATAAATCGAATTGTGAAAAGTGATTCTAAAAACTGTATTCTCAATTACCGACAATAATTCACGATCTCTCAATGAGTTCAGCATTTTCTGAATTCATAAGAAAACCCGGCCTCAGAACCAAGGTCAATATTCCGAGTTTTTCCCAGCACAAAAAGGAAACTACCAAACTTAAGACCGCGTCCCAAATCCGGAATTTGAAGCTTCAATGTTAACGATAACTTCTGGCCTGTTTTACCTTGTTTATGCGAACCGTGGCCAAGTCGCTCTTCATATCGATATCTTCAACGGTTCCCGTGTAGCTGGTACCATCTTGCAGTCGAACCTTCAACCAAAAATTACTGGATTACAGTGCTCTAATAACACAGCTGTAAGACGGAACTTACGTTTACCTTGACAGAGGTATTCGGCTTGTTAATAACCACGTGCGCATTCGTCAATATCAAACCATCCTCCTTGACGATAAAACCAGAGCCATTGCTGGTGGTCATCGGTTTCCCCGTAAAGAAATCTATCCTGGTTTAGACGAAAACGAAGTAAAGTCAGATATTCGTCGGCAAACGTGGTAGAAAGCAATTCGAACATGTAGGTACCGATAAACTCACCTTCGCTGATCCTTCATTTCGATGTAAACCACGGACGGTGCGGAGACCTCGACGACGTCCGCAATGAAGTTGTACTTGTCGCGATTATGGTTTACGTTAGTCGCGAATACGTTCGTTGCCGCGTGAATGGCGGGAAAGGGagatttcacattttcaaacttgaaCCCCGCCACATCCCCCCTAAAATCCTCCTTCCAGTTGTACAAGACATATCCGAGGACCGAGGCGACGAGTGCAGAACAGGTTATGTAACGCTTCGAATTCTCGTCGCGCAAACGACCCTTTTCGCGGAAAGAGTTTGCCGTTCCAGTTCGGAAATCACGCTCGACATTTAAAACTGTCAAATATTGACAACGGAATATATGCTTTCTTCGCAGTACGTCGCACGCTAATCGCGCACAGGGTAACGCCATGATTCACAGCACCATCTGGAGGTTATGCGCCatgtttcatttgaatttgaaacatCGGTGTCATCCGTGATTCCGAGATACCTGTTCATTTATACGTGCAATGCGTAATCTTGATAATTTGGAGAAAGTTGGCCGGGTTGGATATTCaacgtttaattattttgtgaactgtaatttattttttcacttacaTGTTTCCTTTTCGCTATTTTTCACACACATATCGAGTGCGTATTGCATCGAATCAGGCGTCTAATTACAAACAACGAAAAAGCTTGATCCTCGATATCGGGTGTGTCTTGCTTATTCGCTTCCGGAAGCAAAAGGGTCACGGAAAACTTTCGTTCGGCTAATTCTCCACAGCTGACGGAGCAAATGGTTCTTagtagtaattttttatttcgagtaCACTAACAAACAAGACACACTCGCTTTATCAAAAATCTTTCTACTGAATTGACTTAAGCCCAAAGAAGCAAATAAAAGGATTTCATGGTCGCAAACTTAATTATAGTCGCATTATTCGTCGTTAAGAGAATTGCTCTCAGAGTAAATCTTGTCCATGTCGAAGCTTGTAACCTGTTTACTCATTTGGATTATATCACTTCTGACTTTACAATTTGGATCCACGTAACATGACtctgaaagtaaattaaaacaCGCGTTACGGTTAATTATTTGACGAAACAAGGAATTCCATTGCTAATATCAGGTATAAACGATCTACGGAAAGTTTAGAATTTTCCCCAAATTAGACATacgcgaaattcaaaataaccAACTCCTTTTGGATTGGCTACACCGATcagtaaattgatattatcgATATTGCGcaagtaataaaatatgaaaatatagttTGTAACGAGCATCGTAAGAAATGTCACTTTCGAAATTCTTGTCAAAATACCTTGTGAGCAGCAAATTCCATTAGCTGCGCATCGGCCGGTATTTCCTCTGCACATTGCAAACCCAGCTGTGCATGGTCTTGAATAAAGACTTTCTTTTCGACATTTATGAGTCTCGGCGGTACCGAAGAAACATCCAATCGAAGGACCGCAGCAAATCTTCGGCCCGAAACATTGTCCTTGCCTGTCGGGTCCGCAGGTGGAGCACTgcggtaattaattaatagtAACTAGTTATTCAACAATCTTTGACCAAATTCACCTTATCTGTGCGGTTTTTCCTCTAGTAGATACGAATTGCACTTACCTCTCTGACCTGATATTTAAACGGATTGAATCCTCCGTCTCTTTTTCCGCCTCGCGGGCAGTTGATTATCAGACAGCCCAAAGTCGAGGAAACTAGGAATAGAATGACGACtatttttcgaaacatcgCGGCTCGTAACGGGTTCAGAAAATTTTGCCGACGTGTATCTTTCTAGGATCCGGGGATGCTGCGAGCTTCTGACCACTCGGAGTGCCAGAGAAGACTGATATGTGAGTTCAGAGATGCAGGTTGTATTTATATGGAGAATTCTTGGGAATTGAAATTCTCACCGAGTCGCGACGGGGTAAAAACGTATGCGTTATTGTAACCGTATCTGGGTAAAACCACAATAGAACACTCTAAGAATTATGGTAATAAAAGCGGCTTATTTCGATGCAGgattgaatattaatttatttcagctcGATCCTTGACGTCAAGATTTAACGAGAACGATCAAGTCCTCTCGATCATTGACGAACGCGTCATCCTGCTTGTTTTCACTCTTGCCggtatgttttaaaaaattgcggTCACCAGTGATgtcgaaaaacaatttccgAATTTATAACTCTTACGACTCATCGTGATTTTCCGTTATCGCCGAGGTAAACCGGTTATTGTGgaccttaaaaaaaaaacacccatAATCGCGAAGAATTTCCCTGACTGAGCTGATTCCCGACTACTTGAGAGAAAACGCTGTTGATCTGGTGAGTACGTAATTCAAATCGATCATATTGTTACGAaaggttttctttttattaaaaattatacacttCATTTGCAATTCGTTTTCACTCGAGTTCAAACGACCGCGCGAAGTTGACGTGTCCTAAGTTCACTTTTGCTTTGATTGACttttttgaaagatttcaCCATTCgtgaatgttttattttttctattgattcgcgactttttattttcaaatattttcttctgCTTAAGTACATCTAAATCAAGGTTCATTCCTTGTGACTTCGTGGAAATGAACACCTTCGACTTTGTCGTGATTTCCTCGGTCATTTTGGAAGTAGAGTTTGTCAATTTGAGaagcttcttcttcttcactttTATTATATCTTCCATATTttccgtttcaattttttctagcGATGCTGTATCAATGGCTTTTCCCCGTTTTGAAACTTTGTCTAAAGGTTTTGACTTcgaatgtttatttttcatttttgaatcattttttgtcaactttttcGGGATGACTTTCTCTGAATCAGCGACTCTGGACACTTCACCCAAAGTAGATACTAATTCGAATTCTTCAGGAGATTTCATGGATGTTTCACTCGCATTTGCAATCCtagccttttttttattagaaatATCGCTTACATCCAAGCGATGCTTGCGCTTCTTTCCTTTCAGTGTCGTGTCGTTGCTTTTCACTTTTGAGTTAGAAATATTTCCAGCATCTTTCGTACAAGTTTTTTCCACGTGAcctgaaaatgaagaaaatatcaGGTTCTGACCTACCATAGAAATggtttaattttcaagttaATTAAAGTTAACGATTCCAAGCCTCGTACCAAATTCATTGCATCTGAAGCATTTCCCAGTAATTTTCGGAACTACACCGCACTTGTGAGTTTCTAAGGTGCATCGATTGCATTTCTTACAGTGTTTCCACGTCGGTTTGACGCAGCGGGCACAAATATTGCAGTGTCTGTACCTTCGTCCGTCTCTGGAAGTGCACGCtgcacattttttacaatGTTTATTCTCCTCGAATGTCCATTTGTTACATTTCTTGCAGTGCTTATAACCGCGATGAGATTGTAGCGTCAATAAACTTAAATCTATATCTGTAAATATGCGAACCGGTGTTGCTAAGATTTTCTCTGGCGATTTCACGAATAACGGATGATTTTGATAATCCACTTTGTAGTCGAACATTTTCAGATCTCTCAGACCTCCCAATATCCCAGGTGGGTTTGATTTTTCTCTCAGCACAGCTTCCATAAAATACGGAAAAATGAACATCGTTTTCAATGCAACACTGTccgcatcaattttattccacTTTCTGTGTAAAtcataaattgttttcaatgtTTGAGAAATAGGTTCAACACGTCCGCCGAATGGTGGATCACAAATTATATAAGTATCCCTGCCACCGTCTTGTCTGAGAAAATCCTTCAAGACATCTTTCGATTCTTCATGAAAGAAATGGTGATTGAAAAGATTGTACCAACAGAAACTCAAGGGGCCATAGAAATTATGCTGAAACAATGCATGGTTCTTATTGATAATTTCATACTGCCAAATACGGATTGCTTTTACAATATGTATAGATTTACAGTTTCAGACTATTTGAAAGCTATCAGGATTCCAAATAATGCTAGACTTCTTGGAATTTAGATTTTGTAGGTCTCTTGATTTTTAggtacaaagtgaaaaaatgattttgaagaaataacTTACATATCTCCCGTCAAAATCTAAGAGCAAACTTGAGACTTTATCGTCGTGATGATTCACAAGGTATTCGTGAATTCTTGGTGTTCCTATGCATAAGATATGCTTAGCGCCTAGATTGAGGAGCATGAAAATGATATCGCTGACTGATTGGTCAGAGAATAAATATTGGGCCTCCTTCTTGGGATTTTCAAGAGGTCTCAGAAATTCAGTAGGATGACGCAGCTGATGGTCCGtaagattttcaattatatcgTGACCCCTGTGTTTGTGTTTTTCAGAGACAAAAGAGAGACGCCCACAATCATGGCAGTAGATTCTTCTAATTGGATTTGTCGCCAATATCTCATTCAgtaaaataaacattttctgATGATCATAGCGAGGTAAAACTTTCTTCGCCTCAAGTTCCCAGGCCTGTTTTTGGTGCTTCGTTGGCTTGCTTCCATGCTCCAAGTAAAACGAACATAGCTTCCTATCTCGGCACGCCGAACATGCATAAAACTGTTTATATTCACCGTCGACGTATCGACCAAACAGCAGTGTTGGTCCTAAAACATTGAACAAAGTAATCTCTGATATTTAATGATTCAAGCATTACTTATAGATCGATTCCTCGCAAATTAATCATGGACTAGGTTACGCTAGATTTAGACGAATTTGTGCAACTTGACATAGACCTACCATGTGGGCATTTTGGATGGTCGGCTAAATCGCTCCAAATGCATTGATAGCCACTTGGAGAATCATTGTGCGTAATTTTCATATTCGATTCCTCTATCAATTATCGGACTTTGAAATAAGGACAACGTaaatattgtttgaatataacctaacctaaccttaCTTTTTCTCCTTAACCATGCACGTGTTTGACCAATTTGGATTTAATCTACATATCACGTATCAATTTGTTTTCCCACTGTCAGCAACTGGgcggataaaaatatatgtatatgattcTGGCTTGACCATAAACGATGTCACTGAAAACTGAAAAGTCAAGGCCCAGTTTATTTTCTGGCAGGCGGCCAGCAGATGATATTGAAACGATGCCACGGGAAAGTTCGTCAGCAAACAATTGAAGAGGAGCAGATTCCACGAGTTCTCATCTCACGTGTCCGTGTAGTTTTTTCGGTTGAAGCTGCGCGCCGCATGCAATGCGTAGCGTTGCACGCCTGGCATTTGGATTAATAGGATTGGGAAGAATCGCGACGCAGCGTCAGGGGCAAAATTACGCGGTTGTTTACTCCACCGTTACGTTGAATCGTCAATTCCTTAGACTTTCTTCACagaaattatttctttcttttattaatttaagGTTATTCAAGCACGTGACAGCGAATATGCCGCCAAAACGCAGAGCACCACGAAAGGTTAGATTCATTGGCATTTTTACTGTAACAAAATACGATCGCTCGTGTAAAACTTTCGTTGTATGCATTCACGACTCCATTTAGTTAGCGCGATAAAATAATactcaaaaaattgaatacttTTCTTAGCAGCGATATGTTTACCATTTATTTCTTTGGATTTTTAG
Above is a genomic segment from Neodiprion pinetum isolate iyNeoPine1 chromosome 1, iyNeoPine1.2, whole genome shotgun sequence containing:
- the HtrA2 gene encoding serine protease HTRA2, mitochondrial isoform X3, which codes for MALPCARLACDVLRRKHIFRCQYLTVLNVERDFRTGTANSFREKGRLRDENSKRYITCSALVASVLGYVLYNWKEDFRGDVAGFKFENVKSPFPAIHAATNVFATNVNHNRDKYNFIADVVEVSAPSVVYIEMKDQRRIDFFTGKPMTTSNGSGFIVKEDGLILTNAHVVINKPNTSVKVNVRLQDGTSYTGTVEDIDMKSDLATVRINKTNLPVMKLGSSSTLRPGEFVVAIGSPLALSNTITSGIVSSVNRQSEELGLHNTNMGYIQTDAAITFGNSGGPLVNLNGEAIGINAMKVTAGISFAIPIDYAKDFLKRVEERRKSKGSQTNIESPRRRYLGITMLTLTPDILSELHQRNENIPWNVRHGVLVWKVIVGSPADVGGLKPGDIVTHINGEPARAAIDIYKVLEKPGPVNVTVVRSGQVVQVSVVPEEA
- the HtrA2 gene encoding serine protease HTRA2, mitochondrial isoform X2, which encodes MALPCARLACDVLRRKHIFRCQYLTVLNVERDFRTGTANSFREKGRLRDENSKRYITCSALVASVLGYVLYNWKEDFRGDVAGFKFENVKSPFPAIHAATNVFATNVNHNRDKYNFIADVVEVSAPSVVYIEMKDQRRIDFFTGKPMTTSNGSGFIVKEDGLILTNAHVVINKPNTSVKVRLQDGTSYTGTVEDIDMKSDLATVRINKTNLPVMKLGSSSTLRPGEFVVAIGSPLALSNTITSGIVSSVNRQSEELGLHNTNMGYIQTDAAITFGNSGGPLVNLNGEAIGINAMKVTAGISFAIPIDYAKDFLKRVEERRKSKGFTILGSQTNIESPRRRYLGITMLTLTPDILSELHQRNENIPWNVRHGVLVWKVIVGSPADVGGLKPGDIVTHINGEPARAAIDIYKVLEKPGPVNVTVVRSGQVVQVSVVPEEA
- the LOC124212762 gene encoding rRNA N6-adenosine-methyltransferase ZCCHC4 isoform X1 codes for the protein MKITHNDSPSGYQCIWSDLADHPKCPHGPTLLFGRYVDGEYKQFYACSACRDRKLCSFYLEHGSKPTKHQKQAWELEAKKVLPRYDHQKMFILLNEILATNPIRRIYCHDCGRLSFVSEKHKHRGHDIIENLTDHQLRHPTEFLRPLENPKKEAQYLFSDQSVSDIIFMLLNLGAKHILCIGTPRIHEYLVNHHDDKVSSLLLDFDGRYHNFYGPLSFCWYNLFNHHFFHEESKDVLKDFLRQDGGRDTYIICDPPFGGRVEPISQTLKTIYDLHRKWNKIDADSVALKTMFIFPYFMEAVLREKSNPPGILGGLRDLKMFDYKVDYQNHPLFVKSPEKILATPVRIFTDIDLSLLTLQSHRGYKHCKKCNKWTFEENKHCKKCAACTSRDGRRYRHCNICARCVKPTWKHCKKCNRCTLETHKCGVVPKITGKCFRCNEFGHVEKTCTKDAGNISNSKVKSNDTTLKGKKRKHRLDVSDISNKKKARIANASETSMKSPEEFELVSTLGEVSRVADSEKVIPKKLTKNDSKMKNKHSKSKPLDKVSKRGKAIDTASLEKIETENMEDIIKVKKKKLLKLTNSTSKMTEEITTKSKVFISTKSQGMNLDLDVLKQKKIFENKKSRINRKNKTFTNGEIFQKSQSKQK
- the LOC124212762 gene encoding rRNA N6-adenosine-methyltransferase ZCCHC4 isoform X3; the encoded protein is MFILLNEILATNPIRRIYCHDCGRLSFVSEKHKHRGHDIIENLTDHQLRHPTEFLRPLENPKKEAQYLFSDQSVSDIIFMLLNLGAKHILCIGTPRIHEYLVNHHDDKVSSLLLDFDGRYHNFYGPLSFCWYNLFNHHFFHEESKDVLKDFLRQDGGRDTYIICDPPFGGRVEPISQTLKTIYDLHRKWNKIDADSVALKTMFIFPYFMEAVLREKSNPPGILGGLRDLKMFDYKVDYQNHPLFVKSPEKILATPVRIFTDIDLSLLTLQSHRGYKHCKKCNKWTFEENKHCKKCAACTSRDGRRYRHCNICARCVKPTWKHCKKCNRCTLETHKCGVVPKITGKCFRCNEFGHVEKTCTKDAGNISNSKVKSNDTTLKGKKRKHRLDVSDISNKKKARIANASETSMKSPEEFELVSTLGEVSRVADSEKVIPKKLTKNDSKMKNKHSKSKPLDKVSKRGKAIDTASLEKIETENMEDIIKVKKKKLLKLTNSTSKMTEEITTKSKVFISTKSQGMNLDLDVLKQKKIFENKKSRINRKNKTFTNGEIFQKSQSKQK
- the LOC124212762 gene encoding rRNA N6-adenosine-methyltransferase ZCCHC4 isoform X2, translating into MHLERFSRPSKMPTWKLCSFYLEHGSKPTKHQKQAWELEAKKVLPRYDHQKMFILLNEILATNPIRRIYCHDCGRLSFVSEKHKHRGHDIIENLTDHQLRHPTEFLRPLENPKKEAQYLFSDQSVSDIIFMLLNLGAKHILCIGTPRIHEYLVNHHDDKVSSLLLDFDGRYHNFYGPLSFCWYNLFNHHFFHEESKDVLKDFLRQDGGRDTYIICDPPFGGRVEPISQTLKTIYDLHRKWNKIDADSVALKTMFIFPYFMEAVLREKSNPPGILGGLRDLKMFDYKVDYQNHPLFVKSPEKILATPVRIFTDIDLSLLTLQSHRGYKHCKKCNKWTFEENKHCKKCAACTSRDGRRYRHCNICARCVKPTWKHCKKCNRCTLETHKCGVVPKITGKCFRCNEFGHVEKTCTKDAGNISNSKVKSNDTTLKGKKRKHRLDVSDISNKKKARIANASETSMKSPEEFELVSTLGEVSRVADSEKVIPKKLTKNDSKMKNKHSKSKPLDKVSKRGKAIDTASLEKIETENMEDIIKVKKKKLLKLTNSTSKMTEEITTKSKVFISTKSQGMNLDLDVLKQKKIFENKKSRINRKNKTFTNGEIFQKSQSKQK
- the HtrA2 gene encoding serine protease HTRA2, mitochondrial isoform X4 — its product is MALPCARLACDVLRRKHIFRCQYLTVLNVERDFRTGTANSFREKGRLRDENSKRYITCSALVASVLGYVLYNWKEDFRGDVAGFKFENVKSPFPAIHAATNVFATNVNHNRDKYNFIADVVEVSAPSVVYIEMKDQRRIDFFTGKPMTTSNGSGFIVKEDGLILTNAHVVINKPNTSVKVRLQDGTSYTGTVEDIDMKSDLATVRINKTNLPVMKLGSSSTLRPGEFVVAIGSPLALSNTITSGIVSSVNRQSEELGLHNTNMGYIQTDAAITFGNSGGPLVNLNGEAIGINAMKVTAGISFAIPIDYAKDFLKRVEERRKSKGSQTNIESPRRRYLGITMLTLTPDILSELHQRNENIPWNVRHGVLVWKVIVGSPADVGGLKPGDIVTHINGEPARAAIDIYKVLEKPGPVNVTVVRSGQVVQVSVVPEEA
- the HtrA2 gene encoding serine protease HTRA2, mitochondrial isoform X1, which translates into the protein MALPCARLACDVLRRKHIFRCQYLTVLNVERDFRTGTANSFREKGRLRDENSKRYITCSALVASVLGYVLYNWKEDFRGDVAGFKFENVKSPFPAIHAATNVFATNVNHNRDKYNFIADVVEVSAPSVVYIEMKDQRRIDFFTGKPMTTSNGSGFIVKEDGLILTNAHVVINKPNTSVKVNVRLQDGTSYTGTVEDIDMKSDLATVRINKTNLPVMKLGSSSTLRPGEFVVAIGSPLALSNTITSGIVSSVNRQSEELGLHNTNMGYIQTDAAITFGNSGGPLVNLNGEAIGINAMKVTAGISFAIPIDYAKDFLKRVEERRKSKGFTILGSQTNIESPRRRYLGITMLTLTPDILSELHQRNENIPWNVRHGVLVWKVIVGSPADVGGLKPGDIVTHINGEPARAAIDIYKVLEKPGPVNVTVVRSGQVVQVSVVPEEA